A stretch of Mucilaginibacter terrae DNA encodes these proteins:
- a CDS encoding LutB/LldF family L-lactate oxidation iron-sulfur protein, whose protein sequence is MGDTAAKFLTDSEEKVFDRDHRRIINFNMGRYHTSVARGTARLANMETAKRKAHVIKWRIMENLDKYLPEFEANFQRRGGKVIWANDVEEAQQEILSILQNAGARRIVKSKTMATEEIHLNEFLEQNNIESLETDLGEYIVQLLGQKPYHIVTPAMHLSKEDIAKLFHEKFGTPIDSTPEQLTAKARELLRDKYLEADAGITGANFLIADTGSIAVSENEGNTRLTTTFPKIHIAVVGIEKLIPSINELDLFWPMLATHGTGQNLTVYNTILTGPRQPLETDGPEEMYVILLDNGRTDLLAQKDQRQGLYCIRCGACLNACPVYQNVGGYTYDTTYSGPIGSVITPHMRGMEEFKHLSYASSLCGRCTEVCPVKIDIHKMLLLNRRDAVKEGIVSKPEQWGWAAWKKAMMSRKLTDFFGGKMKNFMLRTFFKKSWGKYRAMPEVAEKSFAQRWKEEQNLTDKD, encoded by the coding sequence ATGGGAGATACTGCCGCGAAATTTTTGACAGATTCGGAGGAGAAGGTTTTTGACCGCGATCATCGCCGCATTATAAACTTTAATATGGGGCGCTACCATACTTCGGTGGCCCGTGGTACTGCCCGTTTGGCTAATATGGAAACGGCCAAACGCAAAGCGCATGTTATCAAGTGGCGCATTATGGAAAACCTCGATAAGTACCTGCCTGAGTTTGAGGCCAACTTTCAGCGTCGTGGTGGTAAGGTAATATGGGCCAATGATGTAGAAGAAGCGCAGCAGGAGATATTAAGTATATTGCAAAATGCAGGAGCAAGGCGTATAGTAAAATCAAAAACCATGGCTACCGAAGAAATTCATTTAAATGAATTTCTGGAGCAGAATAACATCGAATCGCTGGAAACGGATTTGGGCGAATACATTGTGCAACTGCTGGGGCAAAAGCCTTATCATATTGTAACTCCGGCTATGCACCTCTCCAAAGAAGACATTGCCAAGCTCTTCCACGAAAAATTCGGAACGCCTATTGATTCTACCCCCGAACAGCTTACTGCCAAAGCGCGGGAGTTACTTCGCGATAAATATTTAGAGGCCGATGCGGGTATAACCGGTGCCAACTTTTTAATTGCCGATACAGGCAGCATAGCCGTAAGCGAAAATGAAGGCAATACGCGTTTAACCACCACCTTCCCTAAAATACACATAGCCGTGGTGGGTATCGAAAAATTGATACCATCTATTAATGAGCTTGATTTGTTTTGGCCTATGCTGGCTACACACGGCACAGGGCAAAATCTAACGGTGTACAATACTATACTCACCGGTCCGCGCCAACCGCTCGAAACCGACGGCCCGGAAGAAATGTACGTAATTTTGCTGGACAATGGCCGAACCGACCTGTTGGCTCAAAAAGATCAGCGTCAGGGTTTATATTGTATACGTTGCGGTGCTTGTTTAAATGCCTGCCCGGTGTATCAAAACGTGGGTGGTTATACTTATGATACTACGTATAGTGGGCCAATTGGTTCGGTAATTACGCCGCATATGCGGGGCATGGAGGAGTTTAAACACTTGAGCTATGCATCGAGTCTTTGCGGACGTTGTACCGAGGTTTGCCCGGTTAAAATCGACATCCATAAAATGTTGCTGCTTAACCGCCGGGATGCCGTGAAAGAAGGTATAGTAAGTAAGCCCGAGCAATGGGGATGGGCAGCCTGGAAAAAGGCCATGATGAGCCGCAAACTCACCGATTTTTTTGGAGGAAAGATGAAGAACTTTATGTTGCGCACCTTCTTCAAAAAATCGTGGGGTAAGTACAGGGCGATGCCTGAAGTGGCCGAAAAATCATTTGCTCAACGCTGGAAAGAAGAGCAAAACCTAACCGATAAAGACTAA
- a CDS encoding M28 family peptidase has product MKKILLCSAALAVALGACAQQNATAVKYAKYITVENAKKHLTIVASDEMEGRETGKPGADRAANYLAGEYKKLGLLPANKGSYFLDVPLSVTSFGVNSLSINGSKLTQGKDFSVMSGSGVQTVTAAEIVFIGYGSEAEIKDVNLEGKVVLVIADAKPGADASVSPMRAFGRLAAMLGQKKAALILAVGKVNPVAPAGGRMTLKADNPRPVVARTPVLTISQPVADNLLKASGKTYEQLKAAPATQTAKADVAVDYATKTIDAKAVDIVAMIPGSDPKLKDEVLVFSAHYDHIGMEPEGTPGDRINNGADDDGSGTVGILEIATAFMKAKKDGKGPRRTILFLGNVGEEKGLLGSEYYSEHPVFPLANTITDLNIDMIGRRDPAHKDSPDYCYLIGSDKLSTTLHKISENANNTYTKLAVDYKYNDPKDPERIYYRSDHYNFAKHNVPIVFYFDGVHEDYHKVSDEVSKIDFPLLVKRAQLVFYTGWDLANRDERPVVDVTNDMPANRN; this is encoded by the coding sequence ATGAAGAAAATTTTATTGTGCAGTGCTGCACTGGCGGTAGCACTTGGGGCTTGTGCCCAGCAAAACGCCACTGCGGTAAAGTACGCTAAGTACATTACCGTTGAAAATGCCAAAAAGCATTTAACCATTGTAGCGTCGGATGAAATGGAAGGCCGCGAAACCGGTAAACCAGGTGCAGACAGAGCCGCTAATTATTTGGCCGGCGAATACAAGAAATTAGGGTTGTTGCCTGCCAATAAAGGTTCGTACTTTTTAGATGTGCCTTTGTCGGTTACCAGCTTTGGTGTAAATTCATTAAGCATTAACGGAAGTAAACTTACCCAGGGTAAAGATTTCTCGGTAATGAGTGGTTCGGGTGTTCAAACCGTAACTGCTGCCGAAATAGTGTTTATAGGATACGGATCTGAAGCAGAGATTAAAGATGTTAACCTGGAAGGCAAAGTAGTTTTAGTAATTGCTGATGCGAAACCGGGTGCCGATGCCAGTGTTAGCCCTATGCGTGCCTTTGGCCGTTTAGCAGCAATGCTGGGTCAAAAAAAGGCAGCTTTGATACTTGCAGTAGGAAAAGTTAACCCGGTTGCACCTGCCGGTGGCCGAATGACGCTTAAAGCCGATAACCCTCGGCCTGTGGTTGCCCGTACACCTGTGCTAACCATAAGCCAACCCGTTGCCGATAACCTTTTAAAAGCAAGCGGTAAAACTTACGAGCAATTAAAAGCTGCTCCTGCTACTCAAACTGCAAAAGCCGATGTTGCGGTTGATTACGCAACCAAAACTATAGATGCCAAAGCTGTTGATATTGTGGCTATGATCCCCGGTTCGGACCCTAAATTGAAAGACGAAGTTTTAGTTTTTTCGGCTCACTACGATCACATTGGCATGGAACCAGAAGGTACTCCGGGCGACCGTATTAATAACGGTGCCGATGATGATGGTTCAGGCACCGTTGGCATTCTGGAAATTGCCACCGCTTTTATGAAAGCTAAAAAAGACGGTAAAGGCCCGCGCCGTACCATCCTGTTTTTAGGCAACGTGGGTGAAGAAAAAGGCTTATTGGGTTCTGAATACTATTCCGAGCATCCTGTATTCCCGCTGGCTAATACCATTACCGATCTAAACATCGATATGATCGGTCGCCGTGACCCTGCCCACAAAGATTCGCCTGATTACTGCTACCTGATTGGTTCGGATAAGTTAAGTACCACGCTGCACAAAATAAGCGAGAACGCCAACAATACCTACACCAAGTTGGCGGTTGATTATAAGTACAATGATCCTAAAGATCCTGAGCGTATCTATTACCGTTCAGACCATTATAACTTTGCCAAGCACAACGTGCCAATTGTATTTTACTTTGATGGTGTGCACGAAGACTACCACAAGGTAAGCGATGAGGTAAGCAAAATCGACTTCCCATTACTGGTTAAACGTGCTCAATTGGTATTTTATACCGGCTGGGATTTAGCAAACCGCGATGAGCGCCCCGTGGTTGACGTTACTAACGATATGCCAGCTAACCGTAACTAA
- the rpiB gene encoding ribose 5-phosphate isomerase B, protein MNKEFKIAIGSDHAGFNYKQALVEWLPQATVKDFGTHSTESTDYPDFAHPVASAVESGEFDFGILVCGSANGVAITANKHQDIRAAICWLPELASLARKHNNANIVCIPERFISLDDAKEIVELFLDTEFEGGRHANRVAKMSC, encoded by the coding sequence ATGAACAAAGAATTTAAAATAGCCATAGGCTCTGATCATGCAGGTTTTAACTATAAGCAAGCATTAGTAGAATGGTTACCACAAGCTACCGTTAAAGATTTTGGTACCCATTCAACCGAATCTACTGATTACCCTGACTTTGCCCATCCCGTAGCTTCGGCTGTTGAAAGCGGCGAGTTTGATTTTGGTATTTTAGTTTGTGGAAGTGCTAATGGTGTTGCTATTACAGCTAATAAACATCAGGATATACGCGCAGCTATTTGCTGGTTGCCCGAGTTGGCATCACTGGCGCGTAAGCATAACAATGCAAATATTGTTTGCATACCCGAGCGTTTCATTTCTTTAGATGATGCCAAAGAAATTGTTGAACTGTTTTTAGATACTGAATTTGAAGGTGGCCGTCATGCCAATCGCGTGGCTAAAATGTCTTGCTAA
- the tatC gene encoding twin-arginine translocase subunit TatC, producing the protein MSDNKLVEAIKEKSKELDVEMSFFDHIEVLRWHLIRSAIAILIFTGLAFYFYDFIFDKVIMGPMRSDFWFYRMMCKLADALNRPGLCVKAIQGKIINTEMAGQFTMQINSCFITGLVLGAPYLLWEIWRFIKPALHENEAKAASGFVFYATALFIMGIMFGYFIIAPESISFLAGYKVSNIIENTFTIDSYLSSVTTLTLATGLVFQLPMIVYILSSIGMLTPAFMRNGRRYAIVGILIISAVITPTPDILTMCIVSVPLFVLYEVGIVVAGRVEKIKLKKANKLMKTGN; encoded by the coding sequence ATGAGCGATAATAAATTAGTAGAAGCAATAAAGGAAAAGAGCAAGGAACTCGACGTTGAAATGTCGTTTTTTGACCATATTGAGGTGTTACGCTGGCATTTGATACGCTCGGCAATTGCCATTTTGATCTTCACCGGCCTGGCATTTTATTTTTACGACTTTATTTTTGATAAAGTGATTATGGGTCCCATGCGTAGCGATTTTTGGTTCTACCGCATGATGTGCAAACTGGCCGATGCGTTAAACCGTCCGGGTTTATGTGTAAAGGCTATTCAGGGTAAAATTATTAATACCGAAATGGCCGGGCAGTTTACCATGCAAATCAATTCGTGTTTTATAACAGGATTGGTGCTTGGTGCTCCCTATTTACTTTGGGAAATATGGCGCTTTATAAAGCCTGCACTGCATGAAAACGAGGCTAAGGCGGCATCAGGTTTTGTGTTTTATGCCACCGCCCTGTTTATTATGGGTATTATGTTCGGTTACTTCATTATTGCTCCTGAGTCTATCAGCTTTTTGGCAGGCTACAAAGTGAGTAATATTATTGAAAATACTTTTACTATCGATTCTTACTTATCATCAGTAACCACGCTTACGCTGGCAACAGGTCTTGTGTTCCAGTTACCTATGATCGTTTACATCCTATCGAGCATTGGTATGCTAACCCCGGCGTTTATGCGTAATGGCAGGCGTTATGCTATTGTAGGGATTCTCATTATCTCGGCCGTAATTACCCCAACTCCAGATATACTTACCATGTGTATTGTGAGTGTGCCGTTATTTGTGCTTTATGAAGTGGGTATTGTGGTAGCTGGCAGGGTAGAGAAAATCAAACTTAAAAAAGCCAATAAATTAATGAAGACAGGTAATTAA
- the accC gene encoding acetyl-CoA carboxylase biotin carboxylase subunit, producing the protein MFKKILIANRGEIALRIIRTCKEMGIKTVAVYSTADRDSLHVRFADEAVCIGPPASRDSYLNIPNIISAAEVTNADAIHPGYGFLSENAKFSAICAEYGIKFIGATADQINDMGDKAAAKATMKKAGVPTIPGSEGLLHDVKEGIHIANKIGYPVILKATAGGGGRGMRIVWNDMEFEPAWDSARAEAGAAFGNDGIYLEKYVEDPRHIEIQVVGDQYGKVCHLSERDCSIQRRHQKLVEESPSPFMTEKLRKKMGEAAIKGAKAVQYEGAGTIEFLVDKHHNFYFMEMNTRIQVEHPVTEEVINVDLIKEQIKVAAGTPISGKNYEPTMHAIECRINAEDPFNNFRPSPGKITNFHSPGGHGVRVDTHVYSGYVIPPNYDSMIAKLICVAQTREEALNTMHRALSEFVIEGIKTTIPFHLQLMQDPNFRAGNFTTKFMESFEIAE; encoded by the coding sequence ATGTTTAAAAAAATACTCATAGCTAACCGTGGCGAAATAGCCCTGCGCATTATCCGTACTTGTAAGGAAATGGGCATTAAAACGGTAGCCGTATATTCTACCGCCGACCGCGACAGCCTGCACGTGCGCTTTGCCGATGAGGCCGTATGTATAGGTCCGCCGGCCAGCCGCGATTCTTATTTAAATATCCCCAACATCATATCAGCTGCCGAAGTTACTAATGCCGATGCTATCCATCCGGGCTATGGTTTCTTGTCTGAAAATGCCAAATTTTCGGCTATTTGTGCCGAGTACGGCATTAAATTCATTGGTGCCACTGCCGACCAGATCAACGATATGGGCGACAAGGCTGCTGCCAAAGCAACCATGAAAAAAGCTGGTGTACCAACTATTCCGGGGTCGGAAGGTTTGTTGCACGATGTTAAAGAAGGTATACATATTGCCAACAAAATTGGCTATCCGGTTATACTAAAAGCAACTGCCGGTGGTGGTGGCCGTGGTATGCGCATTGTTTGGAACGACATGGAGTTTGAACCCGCCTGGGATTCGGCCCGTGCCGAGGCAGGCGCTGCCTTTGGTAACGATGGTATTTACCTCGAAAAATACGTGGAAGATCCACGCCACATCGAAATTCAGGTAGTAGGCGACCAGTATGGTAAAGTTTGCCATTTGTCTGAAAGGGATTGCTCTATTCAGCGTCGTCACCAAAAACTGGTTGAAGAATCACCTTCACCATTCATGACCGAAAAGCTGCGTAAAAAAATGGGTGAGGCTGCCATCAAAGGTGCCAAAGCTGTTCAGTATGAAGGTGCCGGTACCATCGAGTTTTTGGTTGATAAACACCACAACTTCTACTTTATGGAGATGAACACCCGTATACAGGTGGAGCATCCCGTAACCGAAGAGGTAATTAACGTTGACTTAATTAAGGAACAGATCAAAGTAGCGGCGGGAACGCCAATATCGGGCAAAAACTACGAGCCAACAATGCACGCCATAGAGTGCCGTATCAATGCCGAAGATCCTTTTAATAATTTCCGTCCATCACCGGGTAAAATTACCAATTTCCACTCACCGGGTGGGCACGGTGTACGTGTTGACACACACGTATATAGCGGCTATGTTATTCCGCCAAACTACGACTCGATGATTGCCAAGTTAATTTGTGTGGCCCAAACCCGCGAAGAAGCTTTGAATACGATGCACCGCGCATTAAGCGAGTTTGTTATTGAAGGTATTAAAACTACTATTCCTTTCCACTTACAGTTAATGCAGGACCCTAACTTCAGGGCCGGTAATTTTACCACCAAGTTTATGGAAAGCTTCGAGATTGCAGAATAA
- the accB gene encoding acetyl-CoA carboxylase biotin carboxyl carrier protein, whose amino-acid sequence MDIKQIQDLIRFVSKSGVNEVSIEQNEFKITIKTNQAPTIVNATLPVAQAGVPAAAPVLPVAAEHIPAPTDAPAAADVSKYVTIKSPMIGTFYRSSSPDKPSLANVGDEIKPGSVLCIIEAMKLFNEIESEVSGRIVKVLVDNSSPVEYDQPLFLVEPM is encoded by the coding sequence ATGGATATTAAACAAATACAGGACTTGATCCGTTTCGTTTCTAAATCGGGCGTAAACGAGGTTTCCATTGAACAAAACGAGTTCAAGATCACCATCAAAACAAATCAGGCTCCAACTATTGTTAATGCTACATTGCCGGTAGCACAAGCTGGTGTTCCGGCTGCGGCACCTGTACTTCCCGTTGCTGCCGAACACATACCTGCTCCTACCGATGCTCCTGCTGCTGCAGATGTATCTAAATATGTAACTATAAAATCTCCTATGATCGGTACTTTCTACCGTTCATCATCTCCTGATAAGCCATCGTTAGCCAACGTGGGCGACGAAATTAAACCGGGCAGCGTGCTTTGTATCATCGAAGCCATGAAACTGTTTAACGAGATCGAGTCAGAAGTATCGGGCAGAATCGTAAAAGTACTGGTTGATAACTCATCACCGGTTGAGTACGACCAACCTTTGTTTTTAGTTGAACCTATGTAA
- a CDS encoding beta-ketoacyl-ACP synthase III: protein MHKIQAAITAVHGYAPEYVLTNHELESLVDTNDEWITSRTGIKERRILKGEGTATSDLAVPAVEGLLKKRGITAEEIDLIIFCTTTPDMPFPATANILADKIGAKNAWGYDLQAACSGFVFGLATGASFIESGKHTKVLVVGGDKMSSIIDYTDRATCIIFGDGCGCALLEPTTEGLGIMDSVLKSDGAGREFLHMKAGGSLRPASYETIDKREHFAYQEGKTVFKFAVTNMADVAAEIMERNNLVADDIAWLVPHQANKRIIDATANRMGISDEKVVINIERYGNTTNGTIPLCLWEWESKFKKGDNIVLAAFGGGFTWGSMLIKWAY from the coding sequence ATGCATAAAATACAGGCTGCAATTACCGCTGTACATGGCTATGCACCCGAATATGTGCTTACCAACCACGAGCTTGAATCGCTGGTTGATACTAACGACGAGTGGATCACCTCTCGTACCGGCATCAAAGAGCGCCGCATCCTCAAAGGCGAAGGAACTGCTACATCTGATTTAGCTGTACCCGCTGTTGAAGGCTTGCTAAAAAAGCGCGGCATCACTGCCGAAGAAATTGACCTTATTATTTTTTGTACCACCACTCCTGATATGCCTTTCCCGGCAACGGCCAACATACTGGCCGATAAAATTGGAGCCAAGAACGCCTGGGGGTATGACCTGCAGGCTGCCTGCTCGGGTTTTGTATTTGGTTTGGCTACTGGTGCATCTTTTATAGAAAGCGGCAAACACACCAAGGTACTGGTTGTAGGGGGCGATAAAATGTCGTCTATAATTGATTATACCGACCGCGCCACCTGCATAATTTTTGGTGATGGTTGTGGCTGTGCCCTGCTCGAGCCAACTACCGAAGGTTTAGGTATTATGGATTCGGTGTTGAAAAGCGATGGCGCAGGCCGCGAGTTTCTGCACATGAAAGCAGGCGGTTCATTACGCCCGGCTTCATACGAAACCATTGATAAACGTGAGCACTTTGCTTACCAGGAAGGTAAAACCGTATTTAAATTTGCCGTTACCAACATGGCCGATGTTGCTGCCGAAATTATGGAGCGCAATAACCTTGTTGCCGATGATATTGCATGGCTGGTTCCACACCAGGCCAATAAGCGTATCATCGATGCCACTGCTAATCGTATGGGTATAAGCGACGAAAAAGTTGTTATAAACATTGAACGTTACGGTAACACCACCAACGGAACTATACCATTATGCCTTTGGGAGTGGGAAAGCAAATTCAAAAAAGGCGACAACATTGTGCTGGCTGCCTTTGGCGGTGGTTTTACCTGGGGATCGATGCTCATTAAGTGGGCTTACTAA
- the plsX gene encoding phosphate acyltransferase PlsX gives MKIGLDIMGGDYAPKAAVLGAIEAYKALTGGQTLVLVGDKEIATSILQENDFNPDRFEFVHTTEVIGMGEHPTKAIAQKPGSSIGVGFKLLKEGHIQAFSSAGNTGAMLVGAMFSVKTIPGVIRPAMTTIVPKLEGGLGILLDVGANADCKPDVLLQFGVLGSLLAENVYNMNNPRVALMNIGEEEEKGNMLSLATYPLMKETQLFNFVGNVEGRDLFNDSADVFVCDGFTGNVILKLAESFYVITRKKRIKDEFFDRFNYEQYGGSPILGVNAPVVVGHGISNPEAIKNMVLLSANMAESNLVDKIKQAFV, from the coding sequence ATGAAGATAGGCTTAGATATTATGGGCGGCGATTATGCTCCTAAAGCAGCTGTTTTAGGAGCAATTGAAGCTTATAAAGCTTTAACCGGCGGGCAAACGCTGGTATTGGTTGGCGATAAAGAAATTGCCACAAGTATTCTTCAGGAAAATGACTTCAATCCTGATCGCTTTGAGTTTGTACACACAACTGAGGTGATTGGTATGGGTGAGCATCCCACCAAAGCTATTGCGCAAAAGCCCGGCTCCAGTATTGGTGTGGGCTTTAAGCTGTTGAAAGAAGGCCATATTCAGGCCTTTTCGTCGGCAGGTAACACAGGCGCTATGCTGGTTGGTGCTATGTTCAGCGTAAAAACTATACCGGGTGTTATACGCCCGGCCATGACTACTATTGTACCCAAACTGGAAGGCGGTTTGGGTATTTTGTTAGATGTAGGTGCCAATGCCGATTGTAAGCCCGATGTGCTTTTGCAATTTGGTGTACTGGGCAGCTTGCTTGCCGAAAACGTTTATAACATGAACAACCCACGCGTTGCACTCATGAATATAGGCGAAGAGGAAGAAAAAGGCAATATGCTTAGCCTGGCCACCTATCCTTTAATGAAAGAAACCCAGCTTTTTAACTTTGTGGGCAATGTGGAAGGCCGTGATTTGTTTAACGACAGCGCAGATGTATTTGTGTGCGATGGTTTTACAGGTAACGTTATCCTTAAACTGGCAGAATCGTTTTACGTTATTACCCGTAAAAAAAGGATAAAAGACGAGTTTTTTGACCGCTTTAACTATGAGCAGTATGGCGGCAGCCCTATTCTTGGGGTAAATGCGCCGGTGGTTGTAGGGCATGGTATCTCCAATCCCGAAGCCATAAAGAATATGGTACTTTTGTCGGCTAATATGGCCGAGAGTAACCTGGTTGATAAAATCAAACAAGCTTTCGTTTAA
- the rpmF gene encoding 50S ribosomal protein L32, whose product MPNPKRKFSKSRTAKRRTHYKAEAPSLTTCATTGAVHLPHRAYTVDGNVYYNGKLLIEKAATV is encoded by the coding sequence ATGCCAAATCCAAAACGTAAGTTCTCCAAATCAAGAACTGCAAAACGCAGAACGCACTATAAAGCTGAAGCTCCTTCATTAACTACTTGTGCAACTACCGGTGCCGTACACTTACCTCACCGTGCTTACACTGTTGATGGTAACGTATACTACAACGGTAAATTACTGATCGAGAAAGCTGCAACCGTTTAA